Proteins from one Xenopus tropicalis strain Nigerian chromosome 1, UCB_Xtro_10.0, whole genome shotgun sequence genomic window:
- the tent2 gene encoding poly(A) RNA polymerase GLD2 isoform X2 produces MYPNSPSQGRIPLPLPCEQQQPPLEQSQEQPLQPQPLQPQQASGYLSKLPVSVAPELLSPEQFIQASINLHNNVKMLMNANLLAVPPVSPPPWSYRDQSPLISPASPSSSFQNRKLPFLLRQILQIESLIRRRSDEGNIAYDVKRQKFQSPQEQTVNHQAVPLRGDLGCSYPGSPAFPLLQSPSPPVLKGHVPNSGECWLYDHVDTTLPVAKDKLSKQILELFQALQQQVCDLKKKDICRAELQREIQQIFPQSRLYLVGSSLNGFGTRSSDADLCLVLKDEPMNQHTEARHILSLLHKHFYTRLSYIERPQFIKAKVPIVKFRDKVSGAEFDLNVNNVVGIRNTFLLRTYAYIENRVRPLVLVIKMWANYHGLNDASRGTLSSYTLVLMALHYLQTLPEPIIPSLQKKYPECFDSTMQLHLVHHAPRNIPKYLSKNETPLGDLLLGFLKYFAIEFDWSKDIISVREAKALPRSDDYEWRNKFICVEEPYDRTNTARAVYERQKFDMIRAEFLRAWVALRDNRDLYSLLPWKGIMKKMNSL; encoded by the exons ATGTACCCTAACTCCCCCAGCCAGGGCCGCATTCCACTCCCCTTGCCCTGTGAGCAGCAACAACCCCCACTGGAGCAATCACAGGAGCAACCACTGCAGCCACAACCACTGCAGCCACAACAGGCCTCCGGTTACTTAAGCAAGCTGCCCGTAAGCGTGGCCCCGGAGCTGCTGAGCCCAGAGCAGTTTATCCAGGCGTCTATTAACCTCCACAACAATGtcaa AATGCTGATGAATGCCAATTTGTTGGCTGTCCCTCCTGTGTCACCACCACCATGGTCGTACAGGGATCAAAGCCCTTTGATCTCTCCTGCATCCCCTTCATCCTCATTCCAGAACAGAAA ATTACCATTTTTACTTAGACAAATCCTCCAAATTGAATCGTTAATACG GAGGAGAAGCGACGAGGGAAACATTGCTTATGATGTGAAAAGACAAAAATTTCAGTCTCCACAAGAGCAAACTGTAAATCACCAAGCAGTGCCTTTAAGAGGTGATCTCGGATGTTCATACCCAGGATCTCCCGCGTTTCCATTGCTGCAGTCACCTTCACCTCCAGTTTTAAAAGGACATGTTCCTAATTCAGGGGAATGCTGGTTATATGACCATGTAGACACCACTTTGCCTGTTGCTAAAGACAAG TTGAGCAAGCAGATACTGGAATTGTTTCAAGCATTGCAACAGCAGGTCTGTGACTTAAAGAAAAAAGATATATGTCGAGCGGAGCTTCAGAGGGAAATTCAACAAATATTTCCAC aGAGCAGACTTTACCTTGTTGGTTCCTCCCTTAATGGATTTGGTACAAGAAGCAGTGATGCAGATTTGTGCCTAGTTTTGAAAGATGAGCCA ATGAACCAGCATACAGAAGCAAGGCATATACTCAGCTTACTCCACAAACACTTCTACACTAGACTAT CATACATCGAGAGACCTCAGTTTATCAAAGCAAAAGTGCCAATTGTGAAGTTCAGGGATAAAGTCAG TGGCGCGGAGTTTGACTTGAATGTAAACAATGTTGTAGGAATCAGAAACACATTTCTTCTCAGAACCTATGCATACA TAGAAAACCGGGTCCGGCCGTTGGTACTGGTCATTAAAATGTGGGCCAACTATCATGGATTAAATGATGCCAGTCGGGGCACTCTGAGCAGCTATACTCTTGTTTTAATGGCTTTGCACTATTTACAAA CCCTACCTGAACCTATAATTCCATCTCTACAGAAAAAATATCCT GAATGTTTTGACTCTACTATGCAGCTGCACCTTGTACATCACGCTCCTCGTAATATTCCTAAGTACCTCTCCAAAAATGAAACACCTCTAGGGGACCTGCTTCTGGGCTTCCTTAAATATTTTGCCATAGAGTTTGA CTGGAGTAAAGATATAATTTCAGTGCGAGAAGCCAAAGCCCTTCCGAGATCAGATGACTATGAGTGGAGAAACAAATTCATCTGTGTAGAAG AGCCATATGATCGAACAAACACAGCTAGGGCTGTCTATGAGAGGCAGAAGTTTGACATGATCCGGGCGGAATTTTTAAGG GCATGGGTAGCACTGAGAGATAACAGAGATCTGTACAGCTTGTTGCCTTGGAaaggaatcatgaaaaaaatgaacTCTTTATGA
- the tent2 gene encoding poly(A) RNA polymerase GLD2 isoform X1: MYPNSPSQGRIPLPLPCEQQQPPLEQSQEQPLQPQPLQPQQASGYLSKLPVSVAPELLSPEQFIQASINLHNNVNFARMLMNANLLAVPPVSPPPWSYRDQSPLISPASPSSSFQNRKLPFLLRQILQIESLIRRRSDEGNIAYDVKRQKFQSPQEQTVNHQAVPLRGDLGCSYPGSPAFPLLQSPSPPVLKGHVPNSGECWLYDHVDTTLPVAKDKLSKQILELFQALQQQVCDLKKKDICRAELQREIQQIFPQSRLYLVGSSLNGFGTRSSDADLCLVLKDEPMNQHTEARHILSLLHKHFYTRLSYIERPQFIKAKVPIVKFRDKVSGAEFDLNVNNVVGIRNTFLLRTYAYIENRVRPLVLVIKMWANYHGLNDASRGTLSSYTLVLMALHYLQTLPEPIIPSLQKKYPECFDSTMQLHLVHHAPRNIPKYLSKNETPLGDLLLGFLKYFAIEFDWSKDIISVREAKALPRSDDYEWRNKFICVEEPYDRTNTARAVYERQKFDMIRAEFLRAWVALRDNRDLYSLLPWKGIMKKMNSL; the protein is encoded by the exons ATGTACCCTAACTCCCCCAGCCAGGGCCGCATTCCACTCCCCTTGCCCTGTGAGCAGCAACAACCCCCACTGGAGCAATCACAGGAGCAACCACTGCAGCCACAACCACTGCAGCCACAACAGGCCTCCGGTTACTTAAGCAAGCTGCCCGTAAGCGTGGCCCCGGAGCTGCTGAGCCCAGAGCAGTTTATCCAGGCGTCTATTAACCTCCACAACAATGtcaa TTTTGCTAGAATGCTGATGAATGCCAATTTGTTGGCTGTCCCTCCTGTGTCACCACCACCATGGTCGTACAGGGATCAAAGCCCTTTGATCTCTCCTGCATCCCCTTCATCCTCATTCCAGAACAGAAA ATTACCATTTTTACTTAGACAAATCCTCCAAATTGAATCGTTAATACG GAGGAGAAGCGACGAGGGAAACATTGCTTATGATGTGAAAAGACAAAAATTTCAGTCTCCACAAGAGCAAACTGTAAATCACCAAGCAGTGCCTTTAAGAGGTGATCTCGGATGTTCATACCCAGGATCTCCCGCGTTTCCATTGCTGCAGTCACCTTCACCTCCAGTTTTAAAAGGACATGTTCCTAATTCAGGGGAATGCTGGTTATATGACCATGTAGACACCACTTTGCCTGTTGCTAAAGACAAG TTGAGCAAGCAGATACTGGAATTGTTTCAAGCATTGCAACAGCAGGTCTGTGACTTAAAGAAAAAAGATATATGTCGAGCGGAGCTTCAGAGGGAAATTCAACAAATATTTCCAC aGAGCAGACTTTACCTTGTTGGTTCCTCCCTTAATGGATTTGGTACAAGAAGCAGTGATGCAGATTTGTGCCTAGTTTTGAAAGATGAGCCA ATGAACCAGCATACAGAAGCAAGGCATATACTCAGCTTACTCCACAAACACTTCTACACTAGACTAT CATACATCGAGAGACCTCAGTTTATCAAAGCAAAAGTGCCAATTGTGAAGTTCAGGGATAAAGTCAG TGGCGCGGAGTTTGACTTGAATGTAAACAATGTTGTAGGAATCAGAAACACATTTCTTCTCAGAACCTATGCATACA TAGAAAACCGGGTCCGGCCGTTGGTACTGGTCATTAAAATGTGGGCCAACTATCATGGATTAAATGATGCCAGTCGGGGCACTCTGAGCAGCTATACTCTTGTTTTAATGGCTTTGCACTATTTACAAA CCCTACCTGAACCTATAATTCCATCTCTACAGAAAAAATATCCT GAATGTTTTGACTCTACTATGCAGCTGCACCTTGTACATCACGCTCCTCGTAATATTCCTAAGTACCTCTCCAAAAATGAAACACCTCTAGGGGACCTGCTTCTGGGCTTCCTTAAATATTTTGCCATAGAGTTTGA CTGGAGTAAAGATATAATTTCAGTGCGAGAAGCCAAAGCCCTTCCGAGATCAGATGACTATGAGTGGAGAAACAAATTCATCTGTGTAGAAG AGCCATATGATCGAACAAACACAGCTAGGGCTGTCTATGAGAGGCAGAAGTTTGACATGATCCGGGCGGAATTTTTAAGG GCATGGGTAGCACTGAGAGATAACAGAGATCTGTACAGCTTGTTGCCTTGGAaaggaatcatgaaaaaaatgaacTCTTTATGA
- the tent2 gene encoding poly(A) RNA polymerase GLD2 isoform X3: MYPNSPSQGRIPLPLPCEQQQPPLEQSQEQPLQPQPLQPQQASGYLSKLPVSVAPELLSPEQFIQASINLHNNVKRRSDEGNIAYDVKRQKFQSPQEQTVNHQAVPLRGDLGCSYPGSPAFPLLQSPSPPVLKGHVPNSGECWLYDHVDTTLPVAKDKLSKQILELFQALQQQVCDLKKKDICRAELQREIQQIFPQSRLYLVGSSLNGFGTRSSDADLCLVLKDEPMNQHTEARHILSLLHKHFYTRLSYIERPQFIKAKVPIVKFRDKVSGAEFDLNVNNVVGIRNTFLLRTYAYIENRVRPLVLVIKMWANYHGLNDASRGTLSSYTLVLMALHYLQTLPEPIIPSLQKKYPECFDSTMQLHLVHHAPRNIPKYLSKNETPLGDLLLGFLKYFAIEFDWSKDIISVREAKALPRSDDYEWRNKFICVEEPYDRTNTARAVYERQKFDMIRAEFLRAWVALRDNRDLYSLLPWKGIMKKMNSL, encoded by the exons ATGTACCCTAACTCCCCCAGCCAGGGCCGCATTCCACTCCCCTTGCCCTGTGAGCAGCAACAACCCCCACTGGAGCAATCACAGGAGCAACCACTGCAGCCACAACCACTGCAGCCACAACAGGCCTCCGGTTACTTAAGCAAGCTGCCCGTAAGCGTGGCCCCGGAGCTGCTGAGCCCAGAGCAGTTTATCCAGGCGTCTATTAACCTCCACAACAATGtcaa GAGGAGAAGCGACGAGGGAAACATTGCTTATGATGTGAAAAGACAAAAATTTCAGTCTCCACAAGAGCAAACTGTAAATCACCAAGCAGTGCCTTTAAGAGGTGATCTCGGATGTTCATACCCAGGATCTCCCGCGTTTCCATTGCTGCAGTCACCTTCACCTCCAGTTTTAAAAGGACATGTTCCTAATTCAGGGGAATGCTGGTTATATGACCATGTAGACACCACTTTGCCTGTTGCTAAAGACAAG TTGAGCAAGCAGATACTGGAATTGTTTCAAGCATTGCAACAGCAGGTCTGTGACTTAAAGAAAAAAGATATATGTCGAGCGGAGCTTCAGAGGGAAATTCAACAAATATTTCCAC aGAGCAGACTTTACCTTGTTGGTTCCTCCCTTAATGGATTTGGTACAAGAAGCAGTGATGCAGATTTGTGCCTAGTTTTGAAAGATGAGCCA ATGAACCAGCATACAGAAGCAAGGCATATACTCAGCTTACTCCACAAACACTTCTACACTAGACTAT CATACATCGAGAGACCTCAGTTTATCAAAGCAAAAGTGCCAATTGTGAAGTTCAGGGATAAAGTCAG TGGCGCGGAGTTTGACTTGAATGTAAACAATGTTGTAGGAATCAGAAACACATTTCTTCTCAGAACCTATGCATACA TAGAAAACCGGGTCCGGCCGTTGGTACTGGTCATTAAAATGTGGGCCAACTATCATGGATTAAATGATGCCAGTCGGGGCACTCTGAGCAGCTATACTCTTGTTTTAATGGCTTTGCACTATTTACAAA CCCTACCTGAACCTATAATTCCATCTCTACAGAAAAAATATCCT GAATGTTTTGACTCTACTATGCAGCTGCACCTTGTACATCACGCTCCTCGTAATATTCCTAAGTACCTCTCCAAAAATGAAACACCTCTAGGGGACCTGCTTCTGGGCTTCCTTAAATATTTTGCCATAGAGTTTGA CTGGAGTAAAGATATAATTTCAGTGCGAGAAGCCAAAGCCCTTCCGAGATCAGATGACTATGAGTGGAGAAACAAATTCATCTGTGTAGAAG AGCCATATGATCGAACAAACACAGCTAGGGCTGTCTATGAGAGGCAGAAGTTTGACATGATCCGGGCGGAATTTTTAAGG GCATGGGTAGCACTGAGAGATAACAGAGATCTGTACAGCTTGTTGCCTTGGAaaggaatcatgaaaaaaatgaacTCTTTATGA
- the tent2 gene encoding poly(A) RNA polymerase GLD2, protein MYPNSPSQGRIPLPLPCEQQQPPLEQSQEQPLQPQPLQPQQASGYLSKLPVSVAPELLSPEQFIQASINLHNNVNFARMLMNANLLAVPPVSPPPWSYRDQSPLISPASPSSSFQNRKRRSDEGNIAYDVKRQKFQSPQEQTVNHQAVPLRGDLGCSYPGSPAFPLLQSPSPPVLKGHVPNSGECWLYDHVDTTLPVAKDKLSKQILELFQALQQQVCDLKKKDICRAELQREIQQIFPQSRLYLVGSSLNGFGTRSSDADLCLVLKDEPMNQHTEARHILSLLHKHFYTRLSYIERPQFIKAKVPIVKFRDKVSGAEFDLNVNNVVGIRNTFLLRTYAYIENRVRPLVLVIKMWANYHGLNDASRGTLSSYTLVLMALHYLQTLPEPIIPSLQKKYPECFDSTMQLHLVHHAPRNIPKYLSKNETPLGDLLLGFLKYFAIEFDWSKDIISVREAKALPRSDDYEWRNKFICVEEPYDRTNTARAVYERQKFDMIRAEFLRAWVALRDNRDLYSLLPWKGIMKKMNSL, encoded by the exons ATGTACCCTAACTCCCCCAGCCAGGGCCGCATTCCACTCCCCTTGCCCTGTGAGCAGCAACAACCCCCACTGGAGCAATCACAGGAGCAACCACTGCAGCCACAACCACTGCAGCCACAACAGGCCTCCGGTTACTTAAGCAAGCTGCCCGTAAGCGTGGCCCCGGAGCTGCTGAGCCCAGAGCAGTTTATCCAGGCGTCTATTAACCTCCACAACAATGtcaa TTTTGCTAGAATGCTGATGAATGCCAATTTGTTGGCTGTCCCTCCTGTGTCACCACCACCATGGTCGTACAGGGATCAAAGCCCTTTGATCTCTCCTGCATCCCCTTCATCCTCATTCCAGAACAGAAA GAGGAGAAGCGACGAGGGAAACATTGCTTATGATGTGAAAAGACAAAAATTTCAGTCTCCACAAGAGCAAACTGTAAATCACCAAGCAGTGCCTTTAAGAGGTGATCTCGGATGTTCATACCCAGGATCTCCCGCGTTTCCATTGCTGCAGTCACCTTCACCTCCAGTTTTAAAAGGACATGTTCCTAATTCAGGGGAATGCTGGTTATATGACCATGTAGACACCACTTTGCCTGTTGCTAAAGACAAG TTGAGCAAGCAGATACTGGAATTGTTTCAAGCATTGCAACAGCAGGTCTGTGACTTAAAGAAAAAAGATATATGTCGAGCGGAGCTTCAGAGGGAAATTCAACAAATATTTCCAC aGAGCAGACTTTACCTTGTTGGTTCCTCCCTTAATGGATTTGGTACAAGAAGCAGTGATGCAGATTTGTGCCTAGTTTTGAAAGATGAGCCA ATGAACCAGCATACAGAAGCAAGGCATATACTCAGCTTACTCCACAAACACTTCTACACTAGACTAT CATACATCGAGAGACCTCAGTTTATCAAAGCAAAAGTGCCAATTGTGAAGTTCAGGGATAAAGTCAG TGGCGCGGAGTTTGACTTGAATGTAAACAATGTTGTAGGAATCAGAAACACATTTCTTCTCAGAACCTATGCATACA TAGAAAACCGGGTCCGGCCGTTGGTACTGGTCATTAAAATGTGGGCCAACTATCATGGATTAAATGATGCCAGTCGGGGCACTCTGAGCAGCTATACTCTTGTTTTAATGGCTTTGCACTATTTACAAA CCCTACCTGAACCTATAATTCCATCTCTACAGAAAAAATATCCT GAATGTTTTGACTCTACTATGCAGCTGCACCTTGTACATCACGCTCCTCGTAATATTCCTAAGTACCTCTCCAAAAATGAAACACCTCTAGGGGACCTGCTTCTGGGCTTCCTTAAATATTTTGCCATAGAGTTTGA CTGGAGTAAAGATATAATTTCAGTGCGAGAAGCCAAAGCCCTTCCGAGATCAGATGACTATGAGTGGAGAAACAAATTCATCTGTGTAGAAG AGCCATATGATCGAACAAACACAGCTAGGGCTGTCTATGAGAGGCAGAAGTTTGACATGATCCGGGCGGAATTTTTAAGG GCATGGGTAGCACTGAGAGATAACAGAGATCTGTACAGCTTGTTGCCTTGGAaaggaatcatgaaaaaaatgaacTCTTTATGA